In Vicugna pacos chromosome 10, VicPac4, whole genome shotgun sequence, the following proteins share a genomic window:
- the ATG16L2 gene encoding protein Atg16l2 isoform X4, with translation MAGPEDPGAPAARWKRHIVRQLRQRDRTQKALFLELVPAYNRLLEKAELLARFSEKLQPEPNDVTAATHQGPWEEEPGPDSDQVPSPAAQRVKWQEEEEGLRLVCGEMAYQVVVKSEALGALESQLGERQGRLAALEARVAQLQEARAQGVQQVDARCALNEAQREAYEALRARAGHLEAALRRLEEEARDLVERLVQRKARAAAERNLRNERRERAKQARVSLELKKAAKRTVSISESPDTLGDGITEEAETLALAAESESLESEAGEKWKRPFRSASATSLTLSRCVDVVKGLLDFKKRRGHSIGGAPEQRYQSIPVCVAARLPTRAQDVLDAHLSEVNTVCFGPNSSLLATGGADRLILLWNVVGGRLKANQTLEGAGGSITSVDFDPSGSQVLAATYNKAAQLWKVGEAQSKETLSGHADKVTAAKFKLTRHQAVTGSRDRTVKEWDLGRAYCSRTINVISYCNDVVCGDHVIISGHNDQKIRFWDSRGPRCIQVIPVQGRVTSLSLSHDQLHLLSCSRDDTLKVIDLRVSNIRQVFRADGFKCGSDWTKAVFSPDRSYAVAGSWDGVLYIWNVDTGKLESSLQGPHSAAVNAVAWCYSGSHVVSVDQARKVVLWH, from the exons ATGGCGGGGCCAGAAGACCCCGGCGCTCCCGCTGCCCGATGGAAAAGACACATCGTGCGGCAGCTTCGACAGCGAGACCGCACGCAAAAAGCACTCTTCCTGGAGCTGGTGCCGGCCT ATAACCGTCTCCTAGAGAAGGCTGAGCTGCTGGCCCGGTTCTCAGAGAAGCTGCAGCCAGAGCCAAACGATGTCACTGCTGCTACCCACCAGGGCCCCTG GGAAGAGGAGCCAGGGCCTGACTCAGACCAAGTCCCATCACCAGCTGCTCAGAGGGTGAAGTggcaagaggaggaagaggggctcCGGCTGGTGTGTGGAGAG ATGGCCTACCAGGTGGTGGTGAAGAGCGAGGCGCTCGGCGCCCTGGAGTCGCAGCTGGGCGAACGGCAAGGCAG GCTGGCGGCTCTAGAGGCACGCGTGGCGCAGCTGCAGGAGGCGCGGGCGCAAGGGGTGCAGCAGGTAGACGCGCGGTGCGCGCTGAATGAGGCGCAGCGGGAGGCTTACGAGGCGCTGCGTGCGCGCGCCGGGCACCTGGAGGCGGCACTGCGCAGGCTCGAGGAGGAGGCGCGCGACCTGGTGGAGCGGCTGGTGCAGCGCAAGGCGCGCGCGGCCGCTGAGCGTAACTTGCGCAACGAGCGCCGCGAGAG GGCCAAGCAGGCGCGGGTATCCCTGGAGCTGAAGAAAGCAGCCAAGCGGACAGTGAGCATCAGCGA GAGCCCAGACACACTAGGTGATGGGAtcacagaggaagcagaaactCTAGCCCTGGCTGCTGAGTCAGAGTCCCTGGAGAGTGAGGCTGGTGAGAAATGGAAGAGGCCCTTCAG GTCTGCCTCTGCCACCTCCCTGACGCTGTCCCGCTGTGTGGATGTGGTGAAGGGGCTTCTAGA TTTCAAGAAGAGGAGAGGCCACTCAATAGGGGGAGCCCCCGAGCAGCGATACCAGAGCATCCCTGTGTGCGTGGCTGCCCGACTTCCTACTCGAGCTCAGGATGTACTG GATGCCCACCTCTCCGAGGTCAACACTGTTTGTTTTGGCCCCAACAGCAGCCTTCTGGCCACTGGAGGGGCTGACCGGCTCATCCTCCTCTGGAATGTTGTGGGAG GTCGCCTGAAGGCCAACCAGACCCTTGAAGGAGCTGGCGGCAGCATCACCAGTGTGGACTTTGACCCCTCG GGCTCCCAGGTATTGGCAGCTACTTACAATAAGGCCGCCCAGCTCTGGAAGGTGGGGGAGGCACAGTCCAAG GAGACACTATCTGGACATGCAGACAAAGTGACAGCTGCCAAATTCAAGCTAACACGGCATCAGGCGGTGACTGGGAGCCGGGACCGGACAGTGAAGGAGTGGGACCTCGGCCGCGCCTACT GCTCCCGGACCATCAATGTCATTTCCTACTGTAACGACGTGGTGTGTGGGGATCATGTCATCATTAGTGGCCACAATGACCAGAAGATCCGGTTCTGGGACAGCAG GGGACCCCGCTGCATCCAGGTCATCCCTGTGCAGGGCCGggtcacctccctgagcctcagccacGACCAGCTGCATCTGCTCAGCTGTTCTCGAGATGACACTCTTAAGGTCATCGACCTGCGTGTCAGCAATATCCGCCAGGTGTTCAG AGCTGATGGCTTCAAGTGTGGCTCTGACTGGACCAAAGCTGTGTTCAG TCCAGACAGAAGCTACGCAGTGGCAGGTTCCTGGGATGGAGTGCTTTACATCTGGAATGTAGACACTGGGAAACTGGAGAGCAGCCTTCAGGGACCCCATAG tGCTGCTGTCAATGCCGTGGCCTGGTGCTACTCTGGGAGCCATGTGGTGAGCGTGGACCAGGCCAGGAAGGTTGTGCTCTGGCACTAG
- the ATG16L2 gene encoding protein Atg16l2 isoform X5: MAGPEDPGAPAARWKRHIVRQLRQRDRTQKALFLELVPAYNRLLEKAELLARFSEKLQPEPNDVTAATHQGPWEEEPGPDSDQVPSPAAQRVKWQEEEEGLRLVCGEMAYQVVVKSEALGALESQLGERQGRLAALEARVAQLQEARAQGVQQVDARCALNEAQREAYEALRARAGHLEAALRRLEEEARDLVERLVQRKARAAAERNLRNERRERAKQARVSLELKKAAKRTVSISESPDTLGDGITEEAETLALAAESESLESEAGEKWKRPFSFKKRRGHSIGGAPEQRYQSIPVCVAARLPTRAQDVLDAHLSEVNTVCFGPNSSLLATGGADRLILLWNVVGGRLKANQTLEGAGGSITSVDFDPSGSQVLAATYNKAAQLWKVGEAQSKETLSGHADKVTAAKFKLTRHQAVTGSRDRTVKEWDLGRAYCSRTINVISYCNDVVCGDHVIISGHNDQKIRFWDSRGPRCIQVIPVQGRVTSLSLSHDQLHLLSCSRDDTLKVIDLRVSNIRQVFRADGFKCGSDWTKAVFSPDRSYAVAGSWDGVLYIWNVDTGKLESSLQGPHSAAVNAVAWCYSGSHVVSVDQARKVVLWH, encoded by the exons ATGGCGGGGCCAGAAGACCCCGGCGCTCCCGCTGCCCGATGGAAAAGACACATCGTGCGGCAGCTTCGACAGCGAGACCGCACGCAAAAAGCACTCTTCCTGGAGCTGGTGCCGGCCT ATAACCGTCTCCTAGAGAAGGCTGAGCTGCTGGCCCGGTTCTCAGAGAAGCTGCAGCCAGAGCCAAACGATGTCACTGCTGCTACCCACCAGGGCCCCTG GGAAGAGGAGCCAGGGCCTGACTCAGACCAAGTCCCATCACCAGCTGCTCAGAGGGTGAAGTggcaagaggaggaagaggggctcCGGCTGGTGTGTGGAGAG ATGGCCTACCAGGTGGTGGTGAAGAGCGAGGCGCTCGGCGCCCTGGAGTCGCAGCTGGGCGAACGGCAAGGCAG GCTGGCGGCTCTAGAGGCACGCGTGGCGCAGCTGCAGGAGGCGCGGGCGCAAGGGGTGCAGCAGGTAGACGCGCGGTGCGCGCTGAATGAGGCGCAGCGGGAGGCTTACGAGGCGCTGCGTGCGCGCGCCGGGCACCTGGAGGCGGCACTGCGCAGGCTCGAGGAGGAGGCGCGCGACCTGGTGGAGCGGCTGGTGCAGCGCAAGGCGCGCGCGGCCGCTGAGCGTAACTTGCGCAACGAGCGCCGCGAGAG GGCCAAGCAGGCGCGGGTATCCCTGGAGCTGAAGAAAGCAGCCAAGCGGACAGTGAGCATCAGCGA GAGCCCAGACACACTAGGTGATGGGAtcacagaggaagcagaaactCTAGCCCTGGCTGCTGAGTCAGAGTCCCTGGAGAGTGAGGCTGGTGAGAAATGGAAGAGGCCCTTCAG TTTCAAGAAGAGGAGAGGCCACTCAATAGGGGGAGCCCCCGAGCAGCGATACCAGAGCATCCCTGTGTGCGTGGCTGCCCGACTTCCTACTCGAGCTCAGGATGTACTG GATGCCCACCTCTCCGAGGTCAACACTGTTTGTTTTGGCCCCAACAGCAGCCTTCTGGCCACTGGAGGGGCTGACCGGCTCATCCTCCTCTGGAATGTTGTGGGAG GTCGCCTGAAGGCCAACCAGACCCTTGAAGGAGCTGGCGGCAGCATCACCAGTGTGGACTTTGACCCCTCG GGCTCCCAGGTATTGGCAGCTACTTACAATAAGGCCGCCCAGCTCTGGAAGGTGGGGGAGGCACAGTCCAAG GAGACACTATCTGGACATGCAGACAAAGTGACAGCTGCCAAATTCAAGCTAACACGGCATCAGGCGGTGACTGGGAGCCGGGACCGGACAGTGAAGGAGTGGGACCTCGGCCGCGCCTACT GCTCCCGGACCATCAATGTCATTTCCTACTGTAACGACGTGGTGTGTGGGGATCATGTCATCATTAGTGGCCACAATGACCAGAAGATCCGGTTCTGGGACAGCAG GGGACCCCGCTGCATCCAGGTCATCCCTGTGCAGGGCCGggtcacctccctgagcctcagccacGACCAGCTGCATCTGCTCAGCTGTTCTCGAGATGACACTCTTAAGGTCATCGACCTGCGTGTCAGCAATATCCGCCAGGTGTTCAG AGCTGATGGCTTCAAGTGTGGCTCTGACTGGACCAAAGCTGTGTTCAG TCCAGACAGAAGCTACGCAGTGGCAGGTTCCTGGGATGGAGTGCTTTACATCTGGAATGTAGACACTGGGAAACTGGAGAGCAGCCTTCAGGGACCCCATAG tGCTGCTGTCAATGCCGTGGCCTGGTGCTACTCTGGGAGCCATGTGGTGAGCGTGGACCAGGCCAGGAAGGTTGTGCTCTGGCACTAG
- the ATG16L2 gene encoding protein Atg16l2 isoform X3, with protein sequence MAGPEDPGAPAARWKRHIVRQLRQRDRTQKALFLELVPAYNRLLEKAELLARFSEKLQPEPNDVTAATHQGPWEEEPGPDSDQVPSPAAQRVKWQEEEEGLRLVCGEMAYQVVVKSEALGALESQLGERQGRLAALEARVAQLQEARAQGVQQVDARCALNEAQREAYEALRARAGHLEAALRRLEEEARDLVERLVQRKARAAAERNLRNERRERAKQARVSLELKKAAKRTVSISESPDTLGDGITEEAETLALAAESESLESEAGEKWKRPFRSASATSLTLSRCVDVVKGLLDFKKRRGHSIGGAPEQRYQSIPVCVAARLPTRAQDVLDAHLSEVNTVCFGPNSSLLATGGADRLILLWNVVGGRLKANQTLEGAGGSITSVDFDPSGSQVLAATYNKAAQLWKVGEAQSKETLSGHADKVTAAKFKLTRHQAVTGSRDRTVKEWDLGRAYCSRTINVISYCNDVVCGDHVIISGHNDQKIRFWDSRGPRCIQVIPVQGRVTSLSLSHDQLHLLSCSRDDTLKVIDLRVSNIRQVFRADGFKCGSDWTKAVFSPDRSYAVAGSWDGVLYIWNVDTGKLESSLQGPHSFAETWQPRIGMVRVRMRLQPTFARVKRLLGSHLL encoded by the exons ATGGCGGGGCCAGAAGACCCCGGCGCTCCCGCTGCCCGATGGAAAAGACACATCGTGCGGCAGCTTCGACAGCGAGACCGCACGCAAAAAGCACTCTTCCTGGAGCTGGTGCCGGCCT ATAACCGTCTCCTAGAGAAGGCTGAGCTGCTGGCCCGGTTCTCAGAGAAGCTGCAGCCAGAGCCAAACGATGTCACTGCTGCTACCCACCAGGGCCCCTG GGAAGAGGAGCCAGGGCCTGACTCAGACCAAGTCCCATCACCAGCTGCTCAGAGGGTGAAGTggcaagaggaggaagaggggctcCGGCTGGTGTGTGGAGAG ATGGCCTACCAGGTGGTGGTGAAGAGCGAGGCGCTCGGCGCCCTGGAGTCGCAGCTGGGCGAACGGCAAGGCAG GCTGGCGGCTCTAGAGGCACGCGTGGCGCAGCTGCAGGAGGCGCGGGCGCAAGGGGTGCAGCAGGTAGACGCGCGGTGCGCGCTGAATGAGGCGCAGCGGGAGGCTTACGAGGCGCTGCGTGCGCGCGCCGGGCACCTGGAGGCGGCACTGCGCAGGCTCGAGGAGGAGGCGCGCGACCTGGTGGAGCGGCTGGTGCAGCGCAAGGCGCGCGCGGCCGCTGAGCGTAACTTGCGCAACGAGCGCCGCGAGAG GGCCAAGCAGGCGCGGGTATCCCTGGAGCTGAAGAAAGCAGCCAAGCGGACAGTGAGCATCAGCGA GAGCCCAGACACACTAGGTGATGGGAtcacagaggaagcagaaactCTAGCCCTGGCTGCTGAGTCAGAGTCCCTGGAGAGTGAGGCTGGTGAGAAATGGAAGAGGCCCTTCAG GTCTGCCTCTGCCACCTCCCTGACGCTGTCCCGCTGTGTGGATGTGGTGAAGGGGCTTCTAGA TTTCAAGAAGAGGAGAGGCCACTCAATAGGGGGAGCCCCCGAGCAGCGATACCAGAGCATCCCTGTGTGCGTGGCTGCCCGACTTCCTACTCGAGCTCAGGATGTACTG GATGCCCACCTCTCCGAGGTCAACACTGTTTGTTTTGGCCCCAACAGCAGCCTTCTGGCCACTGGAGGGGCTGACCGGCTCATCCTCCTCTGGAATGTTGTGGGAG GTCGCCTGAAGGCCAACCAGACCCTTGAAGGAGCTGGCGGCAGCATCACCAGTGTGGACTTTGACCCCTCG GGCTCCCAGGTATTGGCAGCTACTTACAATAAGGCCGCCCAGCTCTGGAAGGTGGGGGAGGCACAGTCCAAG GAGACACTATCTGGACATGCAGACAAAGTGACAGCTGCCAAATTCAAGCTAACACGGCATCAGGCGGTGACTGGGAGCCGGGACCGGACAGTGAAGGAGTGGGACCTCGGCCGCGCCTACT GCTCCCGGACCATCAATGTCATTTCCTACTGTAACGACGTGGTGTGTGGGGATCATGTCATCATTAGTGGCCACAATGACCAGAAGATCCGGTTCTGGGACAGCAG GGGACCCCGCTGCATCCAGGTCATCCCTGTGCAGGGCCGggtcacctccctgagcctcagccacGACCAGCTGCATCTGCTCAGCTGTTCTCGAGATGACACTCTTAAGGTCATCGACCTGCGTGTCAGCAATATCCGCCAGGTGTTCAG AGCTGATGGCTTCAAGTGTGGCTCTGACTGGACCAAAGCTGTGTTCAG TCCAGACAGAAGCTACGCAGTGGCAGGTTCCTGGGATGGAGTGCTTTACATCTGGAATGTAGACACTGGGAAACTGGAGAGCAGCCTTCAGGGACCCCATAG
- the ATG16L2 gene encoding protein Atg16l2 isoform X1, giving the protein MAGPEDPGAPAARWKRHIVRQLRQRDRTQKALFLELVPASLPEERSLVHLESAGKCLSLPQAHPLARLDNRLLEKAELLARFSEKLQPEPNDVTAATHQGPWEEEPGPDSDQVPSPAAQRVKWQEEEEGLRLVCGEMAYQVVVKSEALGALESQLGERQGRLAALEARVAQLQEARAQGVQQVDARCALNEAQREAYEALRARAGHLEAALRRLEEEARDLVERLVQRKARAAAERNLRNERRERAKQARVSLELKKAAKRTVSISESPDTLGDGITEEAETLALAAESESLESEAGEKWKRPFRSASATSLTLSRCVDVVKGLLDFKKRRGHSIGGAPEQRYQSIPVCVAARLPTRAQDVLDAHLSEVNTVCFGPNSSLLATGGADRLILLWNVVGGRLKANQTLEGAGGSITSVDFDPSGSQVLAATYNKAAQLWKVGEAQSKETLSGHADKVTAAKFKLTRHQAVTGSRDRTVKEWDLGRAYCSRTINVISYCNDVVCGDHVIISGHNDQKIRFWDSRGPRCIQVIPVQGRVTSLSLSHDQLHLLSCSRDDTLKVIDLRVSNIRQVFRADGFKCGSDWTKAVFSPDRSYAVAGSWDGVLYIWNVDTGKLESSLQGPHSFAETWQPRIGMVRVRMRLQPTFARVKRLLGSHLL; this is encoded by the exons ATGGCGGGGCCAGAAGACCCCGGCGCTCCCGCTGCCCGATGGAAAAGACACATCGTGCGGCAGCTTCGACAGCGAGACCGCACGCAAAAAGCACTCTTCCTGGAGCTGGTGCCGGCCT CACTCCCAGAAGAGAGGTCACTTGTACACCTGGAGTCTGCTGGGAAGTGTCTGTCTTTGCCCCAGGCTCACCCTCTTGCACGCCTAGATAACCGTCTCCTAGAGAAGGCTGAGCTGCTGGCCCGGTTCTCAGAGAAGCTGCAGCCAGAGCCAAACGATGTCACTGCTGCTACCCACCAGGGCCCCTG GGAAGAGGAGCCAGGGCCTGACTCAGACCAAGTCCCATCACCAGCTGCTCAGAGGGTGAAGTggcaagaggaggaagaggggctcCGGCTGGTGTGTGGAGAG ATGGCCTACCAGGTGGTGGTGAAGAGCGAGGCGCTCGGCGCCCTGGAGTCGCAGCTGGGCGAACGGCAAGGCAG GCTGGCGGCTCTAGAGGCACGCGTGGCGCAGCTGCAGGAGGCGCGGGCGCAAGGGGTGCAGCAGGTAGACGCGCGGTGCGCGCTGAATGAGGCGCAGCGGGAGGCTTACGAGGCGCTGCGTGCGCGCGCCGGGCACCTGGAGGCGGCACTGCGCAGGCTCGAGGAGGAGGCGCGCGACCTGGTGGAGCGGCTGGTGCAGCGCAAGGCGCGCGCGGCCGCTGAGCGTAACTTGCGCAACGAGCGCCGCGAGAG GGCCAAGCAGGCGCGGGTATCCCTGGAGCTGAAGAAAGCAGCCAAGCGGACAGTGAGCATCAGCGA GAGCCCAGACACACTAGGTGATGGGAtcacagaggaagcagaaactCTAGCCCTGGCTGCTGAGTCAGAGTCCCTGGAGAGTGAGGCTGGTGAGAAATGGAAGAGGCCCTTCAG GTCTGCCTCTGCCACCTCCCTGACGCTGTCCCGCTGTGTGGATGTGGTGAAGGGGCTTCTAGA TTTCAAGAAGAGGAGAGGCCACTCAATAGGGGGAGCCCCCGAGCAGCGATACCAGAGCATCCCTGTGTGCGTGGCTGCCCGACTTCCTACTCGAGCTCAGGATGTACTG GATGCCCACCTCTCCGAGGTCAACACTGTTTGTTTTGGCCCCAACAGCAGCCTTCTGGCCACTGGAGGGGCTGACCGGCTCATCCTCCTCTGGAATGTTGTGGGAG GTCGCCTGAAGGCCAACCAGACCCTTGAAGGAGCTGGCGGCAGCATCACCAGTGTGGACTTTGACCCCTCG GGCTCCCAGGTATTGGCAGCTACTTACAATAAGGCCGCCCAGCTCTGGAAGGTGGGGGAGGCACAGTCCAAG GAGACACTATCTGGACATGCAGACAAAGTGACAGCTGCCAAATTCAAGCTAACACGGCATCAGGCGGTGACTGGGAGCCGGGACCGGACAGTGAAGGAGTGGGACCTCGGCCGCGCCTACT GCTCCCGGACCATCAATGTCATTTCCTACTGTAACGACGTGGTGTGTGGGGATCATGTCATCATTAGTGGCCACAATGACCAGAAGATCCGGTTCTGGGACAGCAG GGGACCCCGCTGCATCCAGGTCATCCCTGTGCAGGGCCGggtcacctccctgagcctcagccacGACCAGCTGCATCTGCTCAGCTGTTCTCGAGATGACACTCTTAAGGTCATCGACCTGCGTGTCAGCAATATCCGCCAGGTGTTCAG AGCTGATGGCTTCAAGTGTGGCTCTGACTGGACCAAAGCTGTGTTCAG TCCAGACAGAAGCTACGCAGTGGCAGGTTCCTGGGATGGAGTGCTTTACATCTGGAATGTAGACACTGGGAAACTGGAGAGCAGCCTTCAGGGACCCCATAG
- the ATG16L2 gene encoding protein Atg16l2 isoform X6 produces MAYQVVVKSEALGALESQLGERQGRLAALEARVAQLQEARAQGVQQVDARCALNEAQREAYEALRARAGHLEAALRRLEEEARDLVERLVQRKARAAAERNLRNERRERAKQARVSLELKKAAKRTVSISESPDTLGDGITEEAETLALAAESESLESEAGEKWKRPFRSASATSLTLSRCVDVVKGLLDFKKRRGHSIGGAPEQRYQSIPVCVAARLPTRAQDVLDAHLSEVNTVCFGPNSSLLATGGADRLILLWNVVGGRLKANQTLEGAGGSITSVDFDPSGSQVLAATYNKAAQLWKVGEAQSKETLSGHADKVTAAKFKLTRHQAVTGSRDRTVKEWDLGRAYCSRTINVISYCNDVVCGDHVIISGHNDQKIRFWDSRGPRCIQVIPVQGRVTSLSLSHDQLHLLSCSRDDTLKVIDLRVSNIRQVFRADGFKCGSDWTKAVFSPDRSYAVAGSWDGVLYIWNVDTGKLESSLQGPHSFAETWQPRIGMVRVRMRLQPTFARVKRLLGSHLL; encoded by the exons ATGGCCTACCAGGTGGTGGTGAAGAGCGAGGCGCTCGGCGCCCTGGAGTCGCAGCTGGGCGAACGGCAAGGCAG GCTGGCGGCTCTAGAGGCACGCGTGGCGCAGCTGCAGGAGGCGCGGGCGCAAGGGGTGCAGCAGGTAGACGCGCGGTGCGCGCTGAATGAGGCGCAGCGGGAGGCTTACGAGGCGCTGCGTGCGCGCGCCGGGCACCTGGAGGCGGCACTGCGCAGGCTCGAGGAGGAGGCGCGCGACCTGGTGGAGCGGCTGGTGCAGCGCAAGGCGCGCGCGGCCGCTGAGCGTAACTTGCGCAACGAGCGCCGCGAGAG GGCCAAGCAGGCGCGGGTATCCCTGGAGCTGAAGAAAGCAGCCAAGCGGACAGTGAGCATCAGCGA GAGCCCAGACACACTAGGTGATGGGAtcacagaggaagcagaaactCTAGCCCTGGCTGCTGAGTCAGAGTCCCTGGAGAGTGAGGCTGGTGAGAAATGGAAGAGGCCCTTCAG GTCTGCCTCTGCCACCTCCCTGACGCTGTCCCGCTGTGTGGATGTGGTGAAGGGGCTTCTAGA TTTCAAGAAGAGGAGAGGCCACTCAATAGGGGGAGCCCCCGAGCAGCGATACCAGAGCATCCCTGTGTGCGTGGCTGCCCGACTTCCTACTCGAGCTCAGGATGTACTG GATGCCCACCTCTCCGAGGTCAACACTGTTTGTTTTGGCCCCAACAGCAGCCTTCTGGCCACTGGAGGGGCTGACCGGCTCATCCTCCTCTGGAATGTTGTGGGAG GTCGCCTGAAGGCCAACCAGACCCTTGAAGGAGCTGGCGGCAGCATCACCAGTGTGGACTTTGACCCCTCG GGCTCCCAGGTATTGGCAGCTACTTACAATAAGGCCGCCCAGCTCTGGAAGGTGGGGGAGGCACAGTCCAAG GAGACACTATCTGGACATGCAGACAAAGTGACAGCTGCCAAATTCAAGCTAACACGGCATCAGGCGGTGACTGGGAGCCGGGACCGGACAGTGAAGGAGTGGGACCTCGGCCGCGCCTACT GCTCCCGGACCATCAATGTCATTTCCTACTGTAACGACGTGGTGTGTGGGGATCATGTCATCATTAGTGGCCACAATGACCAGAAGATCCGGTTCTGGGACAGCAG GGGACCCCGCTGCATCCAGGTCATCCCTGTGCAGGGCCGggtcacctccctgagcctcagccacGACCAGCTGCATCTGCTCAGCTGTTCTCGAGATGACACTCTTAAGGTCATCGACCTGCGTGTCAGCAATATCCGCCAGGTGTTCAG AGCTGATGGCTTCAAGTGTGGCTCTGACTGGACCAAAGCTGTGTTCAG TCCAGACAGAAGCTACGCAGTGGCAGGTTCCTGGGATGGAGTGCTTTACATCTGGAATGTAGACACTGGGAAACTGGAGAGCAGCCTTCAGGGACCCCATAG
- the ATG16L2 gene encoding protein Atg16l2 isoform X2 translates to MAYQVVVKSEALGALESQLGERQGRLAALEARVAQLQEARAQGVQQVDARCALNEAQREAYEALRARAGHLEAALRRLEEEARDLVERLVQRKARAAAERNLRNERRERAKQARVSLELKKAAKRTVSISESPDTLGDGITEEAETLALAAESESLESEAGEKWKRPFSFKKRRGHSIGGAPEQRYQSIPVCVAARLPTRAQDVLDAHLSEVNTVCFGPNSSLLATGGADRLILLWNVVGGRLKANQTLEGAGGSITSVDFDPSGSQVLAATYNKAAQLWKVGEAQSKETLSGHADKVTAAKFKLTRHQAVTGSRDRTVKEWDLGRAYCSRTINVISYCNDVVCGDHVIISGHNDQKIRFWDSRGPRCIQVIPVQGRVTSLSLSHDQLHLLSCSRDDTLKVIDLRVSNIRQVFRADGFKCGSDWTKAVFSPDRSYAVAGSWDGVLYIWNVDTGKLESSLQGPHSFAETWQPRIGMVRVRMRLQPTFARVKRLLGSHLL, encoded by the exons ATGGCCTACCAGGTGGTGGTGAAGAGCGAGGCGCTCGGCGCCCTGGAGTCGCAGCTGGGCGAACGGCAAGGCAG GCTGGCGGCTCTAGAGGCACGCGTGGCGCAGCTGCAGGAGGCGCGGGCGCAAGGGGTGCAGCAGGTAGACGCGCGGTGCGCGCTGAATGAGGCGCAGCGGGAGGCTTACGAGGCGCTGCGTGCGCGCGCCGGGCACCTGGAGGCGGCACTGCGCAGGCTCGAGGAGGAGGCGCGCGACCTGGTGGAGCGGCTGGTGCAGCGCAAGGCGCGCGCGGCCGCTGAGCGTAACTTGCGCAACGAGCGCCGCGAGAG GGCCAAGCAGGCGCGGGTATCCCTGGAGCTGAAGAAAGCAGCCAAGCGGACAGTGAGCATCAGCGA GAGCCCAGACACACTAGGTGATGGGAtcacagaggaagcagaaactCTAGCCCTGGCTGCTGAGTCAGAGTCCCTGGAGAGTGAGGCTGGTGAGAAATGGAAGAGGCCCTTCAG TTTCAAGAAGAGGAGAGGCCACTCAATAGGGGGAGCCCCCGAGCAGCGATACCAGAGCATCCCTGTGTGCGTGGCTGCCCGACTTCCTACTCGAGCTCAGGATGTACTG GATGCCCACCTCTCCGAGGTCAACACTGTTTGTTTTGGCCCCAACAGCAGCCTTCTGGCCACTGGAGGGGCTGACCGGCTCATCCTCCTCTGGAATGTTGTGGGAG GTCGCCTGAAGGCCAACCAGACCCTTGAAGGAGCTGGCGGCAGCATCACCAGTGTGGACTTTGACCCCTCG GGCTCCCAGGTATTGGCAGCTACTTACAATAAGGCCGCCCAGCTCTGGAAGGTGGGGGAGGCACAGTCCAAG GAGACACTATCTGGACATGCAGACAAAGTGACAGCTGCCAAATTCAAGCTAACACGGCATCAGGCGGTGACTGGGAGCCGGGACCGGACAGTGAAGGAGTGGGACCTCGGCCGCGCCTACT GCTCCCGGACCATCAATGTCATTTCCTACTGTAACGACGTGGTGTGTGGGGATCATGTCATCATTAGTGGCCACAATGACCAGAAGATCCGGTTCTGGGACAGCAG GGGACCCCGCTGCATCCAGGTCATCCCTGTGCAGGGCCGggtcacctccctgagcctcagccacGACCAGCTGCATCTGCTCAGCTGTTCTCGAGATGACACTCTTAAGGTCATCGACCTGCGTGTCAGCAATATCCGCCAGGTGTTCAG AGCTGATGGCTTCAAGTGTGGCTCTGACTGGACCAAAGCTGTGTTCAG TCCAGACAGAAGCTACGCAGTGGCAGGTTCCTGGGATGGAGTGCTTTACATCTGGAATGTAGACACTGGGAAACTGGAGAGCAGCCTTCAGGGACCCCATAG